The Telopea speciosissima isolate NSW1024214 ecotype Mountain lineage chromosome 11, Tspe_v1, whole genome shotgun sequence genome includes the window CAACTACAAATTCCTTCTCTTTAGATCTTCAAAAACACATTTGGGTTGTTGGGTATTAGTCATATTGAAGAAAAATACATCAAGAGGCTCTAGAGTTAATCAGATTGAGAATGGATTCTTCCTTTCACCAACAAAACTGTCATGGGATCATGGTTGAAGCTCATGAGGGAGGTGATGATGTTGATTCagtttctgcttcttcttcttcttcttcttctacttcagaCAATTCGAGTAATTCGATTTCATCGATTCTTTCCGATTTCATGGATGATGCAACGACGAATGAGTCTTCTTCGCCCGATCAAGTCTCCAATAATGGCCCTTTGTATGAGATGTCCTCTCTCATGCAACAACTCCCTTTTAAGTAaggacctctctctctctctctctctttcttttttcttttttgcatcaTTAACGATGGTGTCCTTACCATTGATTAAAATCAATGATGCACAGAACGGATCGAAGAACATCGCTTTTGCATTCAAATTCAGATTTGGGCACCCTTGgagtgtctctctctctttctctagaTATCTATGCTAGTTCTGATCATCCACTTGATGGGTTTTGCAGGAGAGGATTATCAAAGTATTTCCAAGGAAAATCACAATCATTTACATCTTTATCCAATGTGAGGAGCTTAGAGGATCTTGCCAAACCAGAGAACCCATACAACAAGAAGCTCAAGTCCTGCAAGAGCTATGGAGGATTGTCAGAAGGTCAGAAACCTTGGGCTCCCAAAACCAGCTCAAAGACTATCACAAAGAAGCCTTCAAGGGGTTCTTGTTATGCAGCTAATGTAAGGAGGAACAACAGTTTCTTGGGCAACAGCAGGCCTCCAGTTCATCCACAGAGAACTAATAGTTTGATTGTTTGAACGTTTAGTAACTAGAAGCTATATCATCATCTACccaaaaaattctttaaaaagaTCACTTGCAATATCATTTGTATAGCTTTTTTATATCTGAAGTCATagacaaataaaatttttttaatggctttacttctctcttttcctaggggtgggatggtcatttcgtcCCCTCCTGTGTGAGGCTACACCGTGGCCACTCGGCTGCCCAGCCGTACAGAATCCAAATTTTGTCTTTTCGGCTACTGCTACTATTATTTCATTTTGGTAAAAAGGTTTTTAAGTAGGGCAGGTGGGAAGGAATTTCTGCCCAGACTTCTTCATTGTGCCACAAGGACAAATATTGTGATTATTTTGACTATTGGATAAAGAGGATACGAACCGAAATTTTTAGAGTCTCATCCaatttagggatgtaaatggatattcaaaaatccgaatttgattcgCATCCGTTTTGCTTAGAGGTATTTATATCCGTTTAGggataaccaaaaaaaaattcgcAATATTCTGAAAAAGATTTATCTGATACCAATAGATATTCaactaataaaattaaataactaataatcttgagggtttttgaagattcaacaagttctaaggaatgaagaaatgagaatcATGAGACTGATAACTGAGAGACCTGGATTGAGATTGAAATAATATTTGTCAAGGGAGaaaggtctgggttacacaagtttgggatgtaaacggatagtcgaaaatttaAATTCAATTCGCATgtgtatccgtatccgtttagggatatTCGTATTCTGTCATGAAATATCTGAATCCGATCACATTCAATTCATATCTGATCCGTTTTCATCTCTAATTCAATTGACATAATCCACGAGTATTGCATGCATCTATCTCTGTTTATGTCCATGGATATCCATTGGTATTTGGACATTATTTTAGACTCTCCCAATTTCTATATGGCATGAGATCGAAGTCTGGTCATATAGCACTTGTAACAACGCAGGGGGTTCAACATAgatgcaatttttttatttaatggtgtAAAACTGTGAGAACTTGATAATTTCATTGATGTATCGTATGGTATTTATACAGTAAAATGGAGAAACATTCTCCTTAATGGAAGGTGATTGATCTCAATTGGAGATTCAATCCTATCTATAACTAATTACAATTTTATTTACAGCTAGAAGGTAGAGATATGATTGAGATATAAAAGGTATGTACAGTCAAGAGGATTGACAGCTAAGTGATGGAGATTCTGTGGTGGAGATCCTtgtaatactccccctcaagttggagagtgCAAGTCACAAACCAACTTGCGAGTGAGAGGTAGAAAATCAGAGTAACCCAAAACTTTGGTGAGTGCATCAGCAATTTGAGATTTGGATGGTATGTGGGCCGTAGATAAAGTACCAGCCTAGATCTTGTCCCGAATCAGATGACAATCCATCTCGATGTGCTTTGTGCGCTCATGGAACACGGGATTAGAGGCAATGTGTAAGGCCGCTTGGTTGTCACAATAGAGTATTGCCGGATGGGGAGGGACATGGAGCTCTCGTAGAAGGGATTGCAACCAAGTGATCTCGTAAGAAGCCGATGCCATGGCACGGTATTCCGCCTCAGCAGAGGAACGAAAGACCGTATGCTATTTCTTGGACTTCCAAGAGATCGGACTGTCACCAAGAAAAGTACAGTAGCTAGTGATGGATCGGCGGGTAGTAGGACAAGCACCCCAGTCAACATCACAATATGCTTTGAGGCGTAAATCGCTAGATGAGGATAGAAGTATGCCAGTTCCCAGACAAGATTTGATGTACCGGACAATGCACAAAGCCGCCTGCCAATGTGGTTCACGAGGAGTCCTCATGAACTGACTGAGAACAGTGACCGAATATGTGATGTCAGGACGAGTGATGGTTAAGTACAACAACCGACCAATGAGACGACGATAAACAGTCGGATCTTGAAGTAGAGCACCATCATCCGGGGTGAGTTTGAAATTGGCTTCCATTGGGAAAGTACACGGTTTACTGCCTGTTAAACCAACATCAGCAAGGATGTCGAGAGCATATTTCCACTGAGAAAGATGGATCCCTCGCTTGGCACGGGCGACCTCGATACCGAGAAAGTATTTCAAAGGGCCGAGATCCTTAATCTAAAATTGGGAATGAAGGTGTTGTTTTAATAGAGTAATGGCGACCGGATCATTCCCTGTGATGATAATGTCGTCAACATAGATGAGTAGGGCAGTAAATGAGGATGTGCTTGAACGGGTAAATAGGGAGTAGTCGGCCTTTGATCGAGTGAAACCAGCTTGGGCAAGAGCAGCAGACAGTTTCTCAAACCAGTTCCGTGAAGCCTGTTTGAGCCCATATAAAGATTTGTGCAGGCGACCCACGTGATGCTCCCCCTGTTTGGCAAATCTGGGGGGAATAGTCATGTAAACTTTTTCGGCCAAATCCCCATGAAAAAAAGCATTGTTGACGTCCATTTGGTGCAACAGCCAGTGTCGGACTGCTGCAAGGGAGAGAAGGCAGCGTACAATGACCTGTTTCGCTACAGGAGCGAAAGTTTCATTATAATCAAGGCCTTTGGTCTGTGTGAACCCCTTGGCGACAAGTCGTGCTTTATATCGCTCAATAGATCCATCCGAGcgacgctctgataccatgtaaaacTATGAGAGCTTGATAATTTCATTGATGTATCGTATGGTATTTATACAGTAAAATGGAGAAACATTCTCCTTAATGGAAGGTGATTGATCTCAATTGGAGATTCAATCATATCTATAATTAATTACAATCTTATTTCCAGCTAGAAGGTAGAGATATGATTGAGATATAAAAGGTATGTACAGTCAAGAGGATTGACAGCTAAGTGATGGAGATTCTGTGGTGGAGATCCTTATAATAAATGGAGAGCAGGTGGGTCACAAGCTCCTGTGTTTAGGCACAGGAACCAGTGAGCCACACAACctggtagcgttctttttctcatataacattcttttttatatataaaatccTTGTTGATTGTGTCTCTCTTTGATTAACAAATTGGACTGAGGGATTTGGATGTGACAAATATGATGCCTCAGCCAAACGAAACTCCAGGTGTGGGTTACTTTCTAGAAGCACTATTCTGTTAACTAATCTACAAGATCAGACATTCCTCATGAGTTGGACACTTGAGGGTTCAATAGACCCTATCCGGTTACTTAAACGGCCTGGTGTCAGGCTTAACCTGGCCCAATTGTTTTCGATGCTCGGTTGTAGTCCGATTTGTGGACTCGGCTCCTGTCCAGCATATTGCCcaggctgcatgtgcagcgtcGGACACAGTGAGGGGTGAAAAGATCGCCTCACCCCAGaccgagtgccttgcccgagcagaggtgaggcggtcttttcacacCTCACCAAGTCCGGGGCACATGCAACCCTGGCAGGGTGCTGGACAAAATCCTTTTGGCCGATTTATTACAAGGCTTCCTCATTGTGCCACGTGGACATTGGATTTTGTCACCCTAAGAATATTCCCTCTTCTATTGTTAGTGATTTAACCCTCAAATTGCTCTCAGGGTTTGTACTGTGAGAAAATAATTGTTTGCCCCCATAGTGACTTGGATGCCCAACAGAATTGGCTGAAACTTTTTAGATAGTAGTGTTTTATAATATTAAAGATATAAAGCTTTGGTGCGAATATGACACTGTTTGACAATCATTTCATAATACGCTAATTATGCAGGTCCTCTTGTTTCAGACACAATTTTGACTGTGTTGTTAGCCTAATTTATGGTTGATCTTTGCACAATTGTATATTATTCTCAAAAACCTTTTTAACGATATATATGGATTGTCGAAATCCGACTGCCAGATCGTCTGAAATCATTTTTCAATGTTTACTCCGCAAATCACCAATACAGGGATCCTCCACATAGAGGTCAGGCCGCGCCTCCTAAACTACATTAAGAGGATCCAATGAGTTGTGTCCACTTTTCTTGGTGTTTGGTGCATGCACCAACTAGAACTATAAAACTCATCACAATAGCATCGAAGGAATGATGGAATGATGGATTAGATCTTTTCCATCTATAAATCTGTTTTGATAAGACAAACCTATAAGAGGACTTCCAAAACTTCCATATTTTCGAGTTACCTTCAATTTGGCATTGATAATAGTTGCTCGAAGAACTATCGATGCAAAGCTTCTCTGATTTTAGATGACATAAACACAAACACGCACACTGATCAATCTCTAACTTTTATAATCTTAATTTCAACATCAAGATTTAGAAGAACAATGAAAATTTGCCTTATGTATTCAAATTGCTGAAATGAAATTAATTGTTAGTTTGAgtaattatttgtttatttaaataataatttattagTACTTACATATTTTAAACCCTGATAATGCATATATCTTATGCATTGAATATCACTAATAGTGAATGCTCTCATTGACAATTATTTACTTTCAGTGTCATTGAGGTTTTACTTCTATCTCGGGGTGAAAACTAATAATTAGCTTTTAcgttgatatatatatatatttttttccgtTGATATTCAAAAGCTCAGGATTTGTTTAGTAAAACTTGTATATTCTTAAAAATCAATTTGTTCCATCAAAAGGGGACATTGAGACACATTACAAATATGAAGGCCACCTCTTTAGGGTCTCTTTGGTATAATTTGTATGTGTATTTATAACCTATTTACAAGAAATTACTTATGACTATAAATATAGGgagggagtgtggcctacgccaacactcccatgtgtctatctctctgctccttaaaacaagggggtagaggtgtcttttcacatggggaggagagagatggactcatgggagtgctagcgtaggccacactccaggacagagaactttttcctataaatatatTAACATTGTTGTAACTTGACATATTTGCCCATGTCATACCACTATCAAcataatgtgttttttttttgtaatttctttctcatcttccctctcctctctccttctgcccttcttcctctctgaTGCCGAGTTACCTGCCCTATAGTTCATTTTCTTGGTGTTTGGTTCTGTTCTGTTGATTCAAAGAGTTCAGTTCTCCAATTTTTTagttgggagaatgttctttatgctgtagtgcaggctgcgcccagacacatgggtagTCTGTGCAGGTGGGCAGGGTGATCGttacgcccacccccatgtgcatGAGCGCAGCCTGTGCTACGGCACAGAAAACAGCTTccctttttctgttttgattatacacagtaaataaataaataagccttGCTACCTTCCCCCAACCTCCCCAGTTTCCTAGCAATGATTGGCCCAAACTGAAATCTTGCCAATATCGCTGTTGCTGCTTCTGAAATTGGTGGGAAAGTTCAAATTCTGAAACAAAGAGAGGGTAAAGGAAACTCAGGTATTGCTGGAATTGGTGGAATGTGCAGTTCTTCTGAATCTTCGTTTATTTGTTGTTTCTCGCAAGGAATTGGTTGGAACTTTGCCCTAGTTGCTGAAGCATTGGCGATTCATAAGGCGTTAACATTAGCTCAACTCTGAGACTCCCTAATCTAATGACAATCTGTTGTGTGGTCAATATCCTCATAAAGGTTTCTCTTGCTATTTCGTGGAAGATCCTTTCGATCATTAACGACTGCTTGCAGTTATCGTTGTCTTTTAAAGAGGTCATCTTCAAGCAGTCTCTTAGACAATCCAACTCTATAGCTGATATTTTAGCATCTTGCGGAGCTTCAACGTCACTTGGCATGATTCTCCCCcttcttgtatttttctttccttgtacTCTGATTCTGCTCGAACTTTGTTTCAGTGTTAATAAAATGcttttatcaacaaaaaaataaaaaataaaaaagaagaagaagaaagaaagaaaaagaaagagggaaagcaTCTTATGATTAATTATTATGAAATATAGCGGATATGTGTTGTGTGTGATTAGACCTTACTGCTACTGTAGTCtgtaaaagaagggaaaaaaaaactgattaaCAATTGACACCACATTCAAGAGCACGGCAGATACTATTTCTTAATCTGATTTTAGATTTTACAAACACAAACACACGCTCCAATgtttaaattttataattttaattaTAACATTAAGATTTAGAAGCACTTTCTGCAATTTATTTTTAGTTAAAATCTCTAACATAATACTAATAGACATCTTGGGCATTAAATATCACTGACTTTGAATTCACCCATTAACAATTGTTTCCTCTAGAATAAATACACTCAATTGGAAAAATTCGAACCTAAGTTTTAAAAATCCCCAAATGTTGATGGCACTCAATGTTTATTCCTACTAAAGAAAGTGCCCCTCCTTGTGGAGTCTCCGGTCTAATTTCAGGACCATGTctctattttgaatttttatccaaAACTGATATAGTTACTTGACCAAAACTTACACAATCTTTATATAGATTGGACTCAAGTATAGTTGAAATTGAGTCTTAAACTCTTCCAATTGCCGTCCAATTGCTGACTTAAACTTTTATATGTGAGTCATGGTTTTACAAAATTGTATTGGATCGGGTTTATCCTGATATCGATACCTACTCGATCTTGTATTGATGGAATGGTTCGAAGAGGGTGTAGAGTTGCCCGTAAACGCTTTGTTAATCAAATTTTAGGGCAAAACCGTCCGATCCCTCCCAATATAGCCGATCCATACTAGTATGGTCATGTACAAcagagacccatggatgcaccagtaaagagtgaccagatttagtttgacggagctaaaagaggtaggggcaagCCCAAAATGAccattggagaagtggtaagaaat containing:
- the LOC122645588 gene encoding uncharacterized protein LOC122645588, with protein sequence MDSSFHQQNCHGIMVEAHEGGDDVDSDNSSNSISSILSDFMDDATTNESSSPDQVSNNGPLYEMSSLMQQLPFKRGLSKYFQGKSQSFTSLSNVRSLEDLAKPENPYNKKLKSCKSYGGLSEGQKPWAPKTSSKTITKKPSRGSCYAANVRRNNSFLGNSRPPVHPQRTNSLIV